TGCAGCTACATATCCGCCCGGGCCCGACCCGATTACACATACATCAAATTCTTTTGCCATGATTTCCTTTAGATATTAGTTTTTTGTTCTTCGTTACCTCGGCTGAACCGAGAACCTTAACGAAAAGTACCTTTCGTTTACACGGAAGGTATGACGGTTTTTTCAAAGGCGGGTTAAGTTAAGGGTTTTTAAACTGAACTTCGAGTATCTACAAAGGAATCTTATTCTAAATTCAAGTTCTTCACTTCGGAACTTTTAAACTGTTTTTTCACCTTCTATTAGCATTTATTATTATGATCAGTATCATTTACTAGAATTAGGGCAAACGGCTATTACCATGAGATATCAATTTCTTACACTTTGTTTAGTTTTTTTCATTAGCGCAATTACCGCAAATGCTACTCCAATTGCGGCAAATCCAGACGACGGAGAGTATCAAGAGCAGCTAAAAGCACACTTTGCCAAAAAAGGCATCGATATCTCGCCCTACTTTGAAGACGAGCGTTTTGAGATTATCGAAACTATAAAAAAGAAATTTACTCGCTCTGCTGAAGTAAAAATCAAAAGCTTAGATGACTACAAAAAAGTGCTACGCTATGAAGAGAAAAAAGAAGCCGCTGCTAGCTTTTATGCTGCGTATAAAGAACCTTTAGCAAAAGCCGAAAAAGAATATGGCATTTCTCAAGAAGTGATTATCGGGATATTAGGAGTGGAGTCGGCATTCGGTAAATACAAAGGCTCTTATAATCCATTCAATGCCTATGTGAGCATGTATGCCAAAGGGTATAGAAAAAAGTTTGCCTTGGCCCAATTAGAAGAACTGTTGAAGTTTACCCAACGCGAAAACTTGGATGTATTGGCTTTAGAGTCGAGTTATGCGGGCGCAATGAGCTATGCTCAGTTTATCCCGTGGTCTATCAATCGCTGGTTTGTGGGTAACGATTTATACAATATGGAGAACAACATATACTCGGTAGCTAATTACTTGGCTCACTACAAAAAAGTAACCGGGAGTATTGAAAAGGCAGTGCTTCGCTATAACCCAAGCTCTTTATATCAGCAAGCCGTGTTAGCTCTTGCGAAAGATGTAGAACCCCTTACTGAATAGCCCTCAACACTCGTTCTTACCCACTTTTTAAATTTTTTGTTGACTTTATATTTTTTTGTTCTACATTTGTAGAAGTAATTCTAACAATGTAGAACAACATGCGATTATCCTCGACTGAAGAAGAGCTGATGGAACATTTATGGAAGCTTAAAAAGGCTTTTATGCAAGATCTTT
This DNA window, taken from Balneola vulgaris DSM 17893, encodes the following:
- a CDS encoding lytic murein transglycosylase, with amino-acid sequence MRYQFLTLCLVFFISAITANATPIAANPDDGEYQEQLKAHFAKKGIDISPYFEDERFEIIETIKKKFTRSAEVKIKSLDDYKKVLRYEEKKEAAASFYAAYKEPLAKAEKEYGISQEVIIGILGVESAFGKYKGSYNPFNAYVSMYAKGYRKKFALAQLEELLKFTQRENLDVLALESSYAGAMSYAQFIPWSINRWFVGNDLYNMENNIYSVANYLAHYKKVTGSIEKAVLRYNPSSLYQQAVLALAKDVEPLTE